The following is a genomic window from Staphylococcus saccharolyticus.
ATCTGATTGATTCTAAGATATTGAGTAACAAACATTCATTTATATCAACGATAGTGTTCTAACTTTTTCACACAAAAAAGCTTAGTATCTAGATAAGTGTTCGTGTATGTAAATAAAAAAATAACCGTATCAATTAAGATACGGTTAAAGTTAAAAAGATTTATATTTAGCTAGTATTAATCTAATTAATTTTATACTTATCGTCACAAGTACGTCTACCATCTATATGCAGCGAAAGGCTATCTCTAATATCAGAACCTAAAGAATCTAACACAAAATCAATCCCTTCTGTTCTTGCTAATTTAGCAGCAGGCACAAAATCACTATCCCCAGCTATTAAAACAATTTTATCTACTTGATGTTTAAATGCTAATGAAGCAATGTCTAAACCTATTTTCATATCAACACCTTTTTGTTTCAATGATAAGGTGAAGTCTTTTTCTTCCAAATCGTTTAGCTCAATACTTCCATTCAGTAATTTTTTTGTACTAGAGTATTTTAGATTATATTCAACTGAAGATTCACTTAATTCCCCTAATCTTAATGCAACTTTTCTCTTTTTACTTATTTCTTTGAAAAAATCTTCTGTCCATTTTTTAGTATCACTTTGAGCAAAATTTATATTTCTTTTCAATAAAGGGTGATAAACTTGTTTATCAATTGGAGGACAATCATAGTAAAAAATTCTATATAATTTATTATGTATTTCTTCTTTAAAATGTTTATCCTTTAAGTGTCTATTACAATATCTATATAATTCATCAGCTCTTTCTTTCGCCGTAACCTTACCATAAACTTTTGCACTTCTTTTTCTATAATACCCACCATCTACTAAAATAGCTACTTTTTCCATTTCATCACTCCTTTATATGACAAAAAACCCATGATTTCGAAAGCCCCATATGGTGGGGTTCCTACTCTCATGGGTGGATTTACTAAGATATCTATAACTAGATATTATCACTATTAAACTAATTTTTCAATAATTTTCTCCATTTCAAAAATAATATTCTTTATTCCTCAAATCTACCTAATATCATCAATATGAAACTCTGAATTTGGATATTATTTATTTAGGCTTTCTAAATCTCTCTCATTCTTTTCATCATCTTTATCAACAAAATATTGGCGTTGGTACATTCACTTATCTAACATTACAAATTACAATACATGGTTGAATATTTTGTTCGTTTCTTAGATCAGGTTACTTAAGACATCGTGTTCCCCTACTCACTTTACGGAATTACTCATGTAGCTGCCGTCACAAATTGTTACATAAGCTCATGCACTAAAGTGGTGCGTCAGCTTACACGCTAAAATACTGTATGAGATGTATACAAATTTGTATATATCACTGTCCATATTTGGACTGTGAAACTCACTGCGCAAATCTGCGCCACGAGATCATACATCATAAATATATTTCGACTATAAGCTGCGTACTCATTGTAGGTACATAGCTTTCATTCCTCAGATTTGGGGAGTGATAATATCCCACATATTAAAATTTTCATTTTAAGCTGCGTAGCCAAATTGACTACGCACATCTATAAGTTAGATAACCGATATTTCGGTTTTCCAAAGTAACGTTTTAGTAGTTTGGATATAAGAGAACTCATATTTGAGTTTTCTAGCTATATATATTCAGACAAGCCACATTTGGCTTGTCAGAACTTATAGAACGGATATAGTCGTTTTCTGATTTACCGTTGTGATATATCTACTAGTGCCGACATTTCGGCTGTATTCAGCTTAATTTTAGAGAACGAATATTTTCGTTTTCTAATGCACTGACTTAGTGCGTCAGCATTTGTATTATTAATTAATACGCTCATTTGAGCTGAGTAAATATATAGAGCTATTCAGTTCTATTATTGAACCCACATTGGGGCTGTGTATAAATCAATATCCCCAAATTTGAGGATATTAAGCTAAGTAGATAATACGTCCACTTACGGACACATTTAACGAAACCACATTGGGTTCGGTTATACACAAAAAGGTACCCCTAATTTGGAGCACCCTTTATTCTAATATCAAACCACTTACCTATTTTAAGGTACTGGTTACAAACCTACTTTTAAATCTGTTTGTAACTTTATGAAATGTACAGTTTTGACAAGTTAAAAAGACTACATCTAACGGATACAGTCATTTAAAGGATACTCAATTTTGAGTAGTACATTTCAGTAGATACGTTCATTATCTTTAAGAAAACTATAATTGTAAATGTTAAACATCTACTTTTGTGTTTATAAATCACACTTACATTTATTTTTTTATTTTAGTATTATTTCTGTATAATATCAAAGCAAGAGGAAACTCGTTTTCAACTCGCTTCAAAAACCCTCCTGATTTTTAGAGAAAAATTCTCTTATTTCATCGTCTTTAATAAAATAATATGCCATCTTTCCCTCTTTATAAAAATCAAGTACCTCATTTTTATATAAAAGTCTTAAATGATGTGAAGTTGAAGCAACACTCATTTTCAATATCAAAGAAATATCACAAACACACAACTCATCTTCTTTAATCAAAGATAATATAATTTTCAATTTCTTCTCATCACAAATTTTTTCTAAAATGTTAAGTAATTTCTTAGATTTATCATCTTCTAAAAAACTTAAAGCATTGTTAACTTTATCCTCATGTACACAGATCACATCACAAGCATTTTCATAACTCATATGAAATCACACCCTAAATTAAAATATAAATCCTAAAATTGTTTGAATAGTGTCATTTTCTATAATAATAAATAAACCTAAAGCTATATAAATAACAGCCATAATCCAACGGCTAAATTTCTCAACAATTTCTCCAACTCCTGGAATATTAGCTAATTTTTGTGCAGTAAATACCAAGAAGAAAATTAAAATTAAAAAGACAAACAAAGTAATGAATAAATTAGTAACACTTAATGTCACAAAATACGGAACAAATAAACCAATATTATCAGCACCACAACTTGCTATCGTAACAATTGCAACCGTACCAACTAATTTAGACAATCCTTTTTCATTCAATTCTTTTTTAGCTCTCTTTTCTCCTTCACAATCATCATAAATAGCCACTTTAATTCCTAAATAAATCGGTATTAACCCTAATAATCCTAATATCCATTTTTCAGGAACATAATTTAAGACAAAGGCAAAGAATAAACTTACGACAATCAATGTCACAGATCCTACATATTGACCAATATAAATATCTCGATATTCCTTTTTAGTCTTTGCTTTAGCAAAAAATATTAACAAAATCACTAATAAATCTACTGCTGTCGCAATATAAAGAATAGCAGCAGTTACAATAGTCTGAATCATAATTACACCTCATTCAAAAATATTTTTGAATATATTATAACTTATGTTTTCAAATAATCATAGATGCTTTATTCCAATTGCTTTATTGATATCGATACTTAGAATTTTTAACAATTTCAAAATCAACATAAATGAGCAATTTATTTTTGTGAATACTTCTTAAAAATTCCAATAATCCAATTAATTAAAAATACAGTTAAAACACCAAAAGCAAGCCCATCTAAAATTTTAAAAGTTATTGTATCAGATGACGGAAGTAAATAATTCATGGTACAACGAAGCATAATTACCAATACTAAAGCTTTTAAAAAGTAATTAACTTTGTCCAATTACCATTCTCCTATTATTTTTTAATCTTACCCCTTTTAGATTATCATTTATTAATCAATTAAAATACTAATAAAATAATATCTCAATTAAAATCAAAAATGCCCATCTGAATATTTTCAGATAGGCTCTATTTAATCCTCTAACGGTACATTATTAACAATCATTTTTCTATTAGGATAGTTTTCTTTTATTTTATCTAGCTCTCTCTGTTGATCTTCTTCATCGCCCTCATTCCATTCACCAATATTAACAATTACTGGAGTATCACCAGTGAACTCTTTTTTCTCGGTAAATAGTTTATGATACTTGCCAAGCATATCTCTAGCACGTAAACGGTCACTCGGCTTAATAGGTACTTCTACCATTTCTACATGCTCATTATAAACTAGGTTCATTCTGTCAGTATCGGGATTGCGTTGAAATTCACCACGTTTAACGACAACCTCTCTCACTTCACTCTCATCACCTACTGCTGCATTACTTAAGATATGAAGTAATTCGTTAGCAGATAGCACGCCTTCGTCAATGATTCTCTTACGTTGCTCGTCAATATACTTAGCTACTTTCTTATTCTTTAGCAGCCTACTTCCCTGTTCACTTGCAGTATGAGGACTATAACCAGCTTTAATAGCACTTTGTGTAATGTTCAGTGTCTTTAGGTACTCTGACACAAATTTTTCTTGTCTAGGATTTAATTTACTCATTTTTTACCTCCTTTCCAATAATTATTAAGAGAAAAGGTAATTTACTTATCTTTGATAATTCGATTTGCTTTAGCTAACTCTGAAAATCTTTTGCTATTTTTCGATTGTTGGGTTAGCTCATCTTTACGTAGGTCTCTAAGATTTTGTGAAAACTGTTCTTCTACAACATCCAATAAATCACTGCATTCTTCTCCAGAAAGTGTTGTTTCAGTCAAAATGTAATTCTTAACTTTATCTAAATTGTATTTTCTAGCCATTATTTAGCACCTCTATTTTTCAATTTATTTCTTGTATCAACGAATGGTAATTCATCTGCCCCAATATAGTTACTGTATTGATTCGGATTAAAATGATTTCTTATTTCATTTCTTACGACTTCATCTTCTTCAAAGTTTTCTAGGTCATAAAGTCTTACATATCTATAAAACTCAGCTCCATATTTATCATTTAACATTTCGATTTCATCTATTACTTTATTATATTCATCTATGATTGGTTTAAATTTCGACAGTATGCGTTCTTTATCATTCTGATATAAATTGGGAAGCTCTCCCTGATGTTTGATAATATCTACAGCTTTTTTACGTCTGGCTTCATCAAAGACCTCTTTTTTAGTTGCTAAACGTTTTTCTAATGCTTTTAATTTTTTCTCGTTACTATCAAATGTAGAATAAAGTTTATCAGCTTCATCATCTTTTGAGTTTGCAATTAGTTCTTTATATTTAACTTTATCTTCTTTAATTCGTTGCGTGAGTTCTTGACGTTCTTTTTCAAGTTTATTGATATTCTCTCTTTGACCTGTCACATATTCATTGTATTCATCAAAGTATTTAGCTGTTTTCAATGATATACCTCGTTTCAGTTATATTTTTTAAAATTATTACTCTTGTGCAATCTCAGCAGCACCACGTACTAGATAACCTTAAATATCCATTTTCTTTAATGCCTCATATCGCTTCATACTACCCTCAATATGACGCTTGATACTTCTTAAAGCTAATTCTTTTTGTTCATCAGATTTAACCATAAAATAGCCTTTTGAGTCCTTTTTATAGCTATATCCTATAGCATAACCATAATCAACAACTAGGCTATGGATTGTGTTTCTTAACCATCTATCGTTGTTTTTATTAAATTCTATGTTTAGTTGGTTAAAAATACTTTGTTTCGTAATAATCTCTTGCTTAGTATTGCGTAACACATTTAATACCTTAATGTGATCGCTCGTTAATTCTTTTTCAATTGTAATTGTCATAAATTATTCCTCTTTTCATCTTTAATGAGGAGGCACTATATAGACAATAACTAAAACCACAAATATTCAATCCTTATTTTTGTCCGATATATAGAAGTCATTTACTTCCTAACACTATTATACTAAATTTACACCTAAATAACAAACGTATGTTCCGATATTTATAGAATTTAAATAACTCCTTAACAATCTATAAAGTGTTGTTATATACGTATTTCCATAGATTTTCACACTGTTCCACAGACATTCATCAATGGAACAAATGTTCGTTTTATGCCTGGATTATTTCTTGAATAACTAACAAATCTTAACAATTACGATTTACATATAAAAAAGCCATGCACCTACTAAGTGCATGACCTATAAATTTATACATATTCTTTTAGATTTTTAATTTGTTTAATATTCATTTTATAAATTGGTTTAGATTTACCATTTACATTATAAGTACGTTCAATCAGATTTTTAGGTAATTGAGCAATTTCATATGCTCGACTTATCGGCATATCTGCATTAGGCATATCATCTGGCGTTCTCTTAATTCTTTCTAACACCCACTTATACTTATCATAGTTTTTTAAGTTGATACCATTCAACACACAATATAATTTCCATGCTGCAAACTCAAAATATTTTTCTACCTGTTCTAATTCTAAGCAAATATTAATATATTTAGCTTTTCTGTTATCCCATTTGTAAGGAATAGTTGGAATAATATTTTTATCATAGTAAGTAATAGTAGCAACTTCTACACGCTCACATGTTACATATGATTTATTTAAATCTAATGCGACGACCAATGGCAATATGTTACCTACTACATTATCATGATGATCTATCAATACATATTCATTACTATTTAGCGTATAATCTTCTTCATTTAGTTTTAAAAATTCTATCAACACATCATCAGTTAGATTTAAGTTTTTAATATCCTTACCAACTATTGTCATTGTTTCACACCCTTATAATAAGAGTGTTTCAACTCATTTAATCGTTCAATTAATACTTTACTATCATCTTCATTCGCCTTCTCATTCTGAATAAACTCAGTAATGATTTTCAAGCCCTCTACTAATTCTGGTGCTGGTTCATTAATTCCAGTAGCTAACTGATACAATGCCTCCATATTACCTATAACATCAGCATTACTAGATTGAACGCCTTCAAGTTCGTCTATATTGAAATCTCTACTCATGTAGTCGAACATGTAACTATTATTACTTTCTGCGAACGTCTCAAGTCCATACATGAAATACTCATTATCAAACATGAAACTAGCCATCATATCGCTTATAGTGTCATGTGTACCATCATGTAAATCATATCCAGTATAATGCCCCTCAATGCTCTCAATGAGTTTCTCAGTATGCTTTTCTGACGCAATCTCAAAAGTTTTTCTCACTTCACAATCTTTTATTAATACATGAGCATACATTTTACCTTTACTTACTAGATACACAATATTAAACGGATCGTTATATATCTTAAATGCAAAAGGTAATTTATAACTACTTTCACATAAGCCCGTAAAATATCTTAATAATGTTGCTGCTCTAGTTTCAAATTCATTTGCGATAATCTCTACATTCATTTTATTCATCTCCTTCATTTTTTGTTTTACTGAATTGTTCAAATTTACCTGTCTTGGGATTAAATTTTTTAATATAACGAGCAGGAGCCTTATCAATACATCCCATATCATCACTGTCATAGAAATTAATATGGTGTGCTTTTGTTAAAGCCATACATACGATTGGCGAATACCATATTTCTTCATCATCTATATATTCAACAAATAAATTCTCTGGTGCTGGTATAAGTTGAATCGGAGCATCATAGTCCAGTCGGCTATATATTTCATCTTTTTTATTCACTTTAAACGCACTCCATTTCTTTCTTACAAATATTAAATGCAACGGGCAACCAATGATCTGTTTTAATATATTTAGACTTCACTATCGGTAAGTCCAACCCTTTACCATCAACTAGATAAATAATTGGTGGACAAATATCCATCTCAATTAATCCATCTCGTTTAAGTTCGGCAATTATATTAAACGCTTCTTGGTTCCATCCAATCCAAAACACTATATTTGGATGTTGGCCACTTGTATATGCTCCATCACCTTTATAATTAAAGTTATTTTCTTCAAATACATTTTCTATTTCTACAAAAGTAGTTCCATCGTGTGATTCTATATATTCTAAAATTTCTGATTTTAATTGATTTTTATTCATTTTTTCCTCCTAAAATTGTATAGGTGTCTCACTGTCTTATTTGCATTGTTTTTTTAGGACACACAAAGACACCCTTCAATTCTTACTCCCTCAAGAGTTTCGATTAATCTGTCTTACTGTCTCCCTACTTACTACCTATATATATCTATATTTCGTACTTTGTGTATATATATTCTGTAAAACTTTTAACTAAAAACTATCAAGACACCAAGACACTTATAGCATGGCATTACTGCCACAAGGGATTAAAGGTGTCTTAAACCTGTCTTATAAGTGTCTTACTGTCCTAAAATTTATGACGATTCGACTTTAAGTTCCTTATAGTAAGAAGATAAATCTATGCTAAAACCATACTGCTTGCCTATGCCTTCACCATATCGCGTTTGCTTTTTCACTGTGCTACAATATCGTGTATTTCTTAACGCTTTATCAATCTTTCTTAAATGATGTTGTTGTGGTTGGTCATCTCGTTTCATCATCACTTTCCAAATTTCCATACTACATACTTTGTCACGCCATACATAAGCACCTGGTTTTGTATTTGGTAATTCAATTAATTTACCGTCACCATATAATTTAATATAATCTTGGTCTATAACATCGTGAGCAGATATTCTTTTTTCTTCTAATGTTCTATACCAATAGTCAGATGGAATAGGACGCTCAAGAAATTCTTCAATTTCACCGACTAAAGCATCTTTTTCAGAATGTTCTTCTTGGACTTTCAATGCTGTTTCACTAGCTTCTTTATCTAACAACAATGCTTTATCCGTTGGATCATCATCAAAATAAACTTTAGCTTCAGCAAACATTTGTTGAACAATGTCTTGTGTTAAATCGTCAAACGGACTTTTAGTTGCTTTATTTTTATCTGTCGTAATAGGAAAGAAACGACGGTTACCTGTTTGGTCTTTTAGAAATTCATAATTATTTGTCGTACCTATAAACACACATTGGCGTGGATGTCGCTCAATACGTTTACCGTATGAAGCTCTATATATATCTACAATCGCACTAATGAAACTTTTAATATCTTCAATAGTAGACTTTTGAAATGCTGCGAGCTCTTCTATCTCACACAACCAGGAACCTTGTATTTTTTTATAGGACTCATCCCCTTTAAACGTTTTTAAACTTTGGTTATACCAATGACCACCTAATTTACTTACTGTCGTAGACTTTCCATCACCTTGCCCGCCATATAAAATAATCATGGAATCGTATTTGATACCAGGATGATAAATTCTAGCAACCGCACCCATCATCCATTTTTTAGTCACTTCACGATTGTAGTGATTATCTTCGGCACCTAAATAATCAATAAATAGTGTTTCAATTCGCTTATTGCCATCCCATGTTTTAGATTCAATCATGGACTTAATAGGATGAAATTTATTATGATAAGCTTCTTTTTCAATGACACTATCCATAATGTCACGACTAAATTGCACATTATAATATCTATCTATATGAGAAATGACATGAGTTGTATCAATATCAGCCCAATAATAATTATTATCATCGTTGGTACGCCAATATGGTAGACGTTTTAGTTTAGTAATTTTTTCAAAGGAATCGTATTGTACTAACCCTTTTAAGCTTTCATCATTTTCCATTATTAATTCTGCGTTTGCAGTGGTCTTTTTAAGGGCTTGTGTTGTGGCTGATCGTCTTAATTTACTACGCCAATCATCACTATTGGCCAAATAATTATTTTCATCAATCAACTCAAATACTTCTTCTTTGGTTACATCTTCCAAATAAAAACCTCCTCACTTATTCTTGTTATCTTTCTTCAAAATGCTTTTGAATGTACGATTAACTTCCTTTTGTTCAATAGGTGGTCTGCAGGTCATCGCCCATGCGCTTACCAATCCGTAAACAAGGTTAGCGTCCACATAACGACGCAATAGGTATCCTGTTAAAGAAGCTAATGTTTGGTTGCGTTCACCTTCACCTACACCAAATGCAATTTCGCGCCAATATGAACTATCGCGTTTATGAAAATGATTTGAATAATCGACAGTTATTGGCTCATTTTTAACAACCATCTTGTTTAACTCTTCTTTTTTTATTACTGGTGCGTCATTATATTTAAAA
Proteins encoded in this region:
- a CDS encoding pathogenicity island protein; the protein is MNKNQLKSEILEYIESHDGTTFVEIENVFEENNFNYKGDGAYTSGQHPNIVFWIGWNQEAFNIIAELKRDGLIEMDICPPIIYLVDGKGLDLPIVKSKYIKTDHWLPVAFNICKKEMECV
- a CDS encoding terminase small subunit → MSKLNPRQEKFVSEYLKTLNITQSAIKAGYSPHTASEQGSRLLKNKKVAKYIDEQRKRIIDEGVLSANELLHILSNAAVGDESEVREVVVKRGEFQRNPDTDRMNLVYNEHVEMVEVPIKPSDRLRARDMLGKYHKLFTEKKEFTGDTPVIVNIGEWNEGDEEDQQRELDKIKENYPNRKMIVNNVPLED
- a CDS encoding NYN domain-containing protein, producing the protein MEKVAILVDGGYYRKRSAKVYGKVTAKERADELYRYCNRHLKDKHFKEEIHNKLYRIFYYDCPPIDKQVYHPLLKRNINFAQSDTKKWTEDFFKEISKKRKVALRLGELSESSVEYNLKYSSTKKLLNGSIELNDLEEKDFTLSLKQKGVDMKIGLDIASLAFKHQVDKIVLIAGDSDFVPAAKLARTEGIDFVLDSLGSDIRDSLSLHIDGRRTCDDKYKIN
- a CDS encoding CadD family cadmium resistance transporter: MIQTIVTAAILYIATAVDLLVILLIFFAKAKTKKEYRDIYIGQYVGSVTLIVVSLFFAFVLNYVPEKWILGLLGLIPIYLGIKVAIYDDCEGEKRAKKELNEKGLSKLVGTVAIVTIASCGADNIGLFVPYFVTLSVTNLFITLFVFLILIFFLVFTAQKLANIPGVGEIVEKFSRWIMAVIYIALGLFIIIENDTIQTILGFIF
- a CDS encoding ArsR/SmtB family transcription factor, translating into MSYENACDVICVHEDKVNNALSFLEDDKSKKLLNILEKICDEKKLKIILSLIKEDELCVCDISLILKMSVASTSHHLRLLYKNEVLDFYKEGKMAYYFIKDDEIREFFSKNQEGF
- a CDS encoding virulence-associated E family protein translates to MEDVTKEEVFELIDENNYLANSDDWRSKLRRSATTQALKKTTANAELIMENDESLKGLVQYDSFEKITKLKRLPYWRTNDDNNYYWADIDTTHVISHIDRYYNVQFSRDIMDSVIEKEAYHNKFHPIKSMIESKTWDGNKRIETLFIDYLGAEDNHYNREVTKKWMMGAVARIYHPGIKYDSMIILYGGQGDGKSTTVSKLGGHWYNQSLKTFKGDESYKKIQGSWLCEIEELAAFQKSTIEDIKSFISAIVDIYRASYGKRIERHPRQCVFIGTTNNYEFLKDQTGNRRFFPITTDKNKATKSPFDDLTQDIVQQMFAEAKVYFDDDPTDKALLLDKEASETALKVQEEHSEKDALVGEIEEFLERPIPSDYWYRTLEEKRISAHDVIDQDYIKLYGDGKLIELPNTKPGAYVWRDKVCSMEIWKVMMKRDDQPQQHHLRKIDKALRNTRYCSTVKKQTRYGEGIGKQYGFSIDLSSYYKELKVESS
- a CDS encoding pathogenicity island protein; the protein is MNVEIIANEFETRAATLLRYFTGLCESSYKLPFAFKIYNDPFNIVYLVSKGKMYAHVLIKDCEVRKTFEIASEKHTEKLIESIEGHYTGYDLHDGTHDTISDMMASFMFDNEYFMYGLETFAESNNSYMFDYMSRDFNIDELEGVQSSNADVIGNMEALYQLATGINEPAPELVEGLKIITEFIQNEKANEDDSKVLIERLNELKHSYYKGVKQ